ACCACCGCCCGAGGAGCCTCCGCCGCCGGATCCGCTCGACGACGAGCTGGAGCTCGACCCCGACCACGACGTGCTCGACGCCGACGAGAACGACGCGACGCCCACGGCGAAGGCGCGCGAGTCGAACGTCCCCTGCCCCGCGTACCAGCCGGGCGTCTCGCCGCGCTCCTCGTAGAGCGCTGCGAGCTCACGGCTCCACTCCTGCTCGAGGCCGAAGAGCACGGCGTACGGCAGCAGGCGTTCGTTCAGCTTCAGCACCACGGCGGGGTCGAGGGTCACGGCGGTGGCCGCGGCATCCGGTGCCGTCGGCACGCCCGCCACGGATGCCGCGGCGGGACGGTCCACGCGCAGCGCGCCGCTCGGGCTCTGCAGCACCCGCAGTCGATCGGCCTCGGCGAGCCGGATGTAGAGGCGCAGTCCCTCGAGGTGGTCGCGGATCTCGCGGCCTCGCTCGGTGAGCGGTCGGACTCCGGCGACCACGAACACCGCGGCGATGGCGGCCACGATGGCTCCGGCGAACAGGATGAAGGGCCAGGCGCCGCCGCGATGGTCGTCGAGCGCCACGACCCCGAACACGACGCTGAGGGTCGCGGCCCCGATCGCCGCGACGGCGAGCAGCAGCCGCAGCACCGGGTCGGGGCGCCGACGGAGTCCCTCCTGCGACACCCGCTTCGCCACGCCCTGCCGGAGCGCGAGGAGCCGGCGGCCGAGCGTCGTGTCTCGCGACTTCAGCTCGCGCCGCGCACCGGGGAACGGCGCGTCGCCGTAGAGGGCCGAGACCACCGAGATCGCGTCGGCGTCGCCCCACGCGCCGCCGACGAACTCGACGGCGTACTGCTTGCGGCCGGTCTCGACGACGCGGAGCTCTCCGGCCACCGCCCGCTCCAGGATGGTGGCGGTCACGCCCTTCTCCGCGCGGCCGACGAGGTCGGCGGCGACCATCGCGCTGACGCCCTCGGGCGGCTCGTACTGCGCGATGATGGTGCCCCGCCCGGGGTGATCGCGCCAGCGGAGCGCATACAGGACGATCGCGGCGACGAGGGCGGCGACGGCGAGGGCGGCGGCGACCGCTCCGGCGATGGCGGCGGGCGACGCCGCGAACGACTCGTCGCGCGGCTCGAACGTCGCAGGATCGAACGCGACGGCGAGCGTGAGGTTCTCGTAGGGGCCGAGGGCGACCGCCGTGGCGAGCACCGCCGGCGGCGCGGCATCCGTCACCGCCAGTGAATCGCACGGCGTCGTCGAGCCCGCTCCTCCCCGGTAGCACGCCGTGTCGCCGGTGAAGCCCTCGGCGACCTCGGGCGACATGCGCAGCTCGGCGCTGACCCGGCCGAACGGCTGCGCCCAGCCGGTGCCGTTGACATCCCAGTAGAACTCGTCGATCGTCGCATCGTCGGGTTCGAGCGTCACGTTGTGCTGCGTGTAGCGGATGACATAGGTCTGCTCGCCGTGCACGAAGCCGTCGTCCGCGATGGTCACGAGGAGGAATTCGCCGTCGTCGTCCGCCTCGGCCTCGTACGAGCGCGGCGAGCCCGTGGCATCCGTCACCGACTCGATGCGGAGGTCGGTCGGGTGCCCCTGGTAGTCGATCGGGATGGCCCGGCGGATGCCGTGGTTCTGGTCGAACTCGGGGAACTGCGCCACGAGCGTCTCGGTCGTGGCGAGGGTGGATCGCCGCGCCGCGTCGCGCCCGAGTTCGTAGACCGCGTCGAACGACGCGAAGGTGAAGTCGTCGAGGCCCGTCGGCACCGACGACACCGGCGAGATCGTCGCCTGACGCCCGGCAGTCGTGACCGTGGTGGCAGCGGCGGCGGCCGCAGCTGGCGCGCCCGCGAGCGCGAGGGCGAGGGCGGCGATGGATGCCACGGCGCCCAGCGCGGCGAGGGCGGACGCGACGGCGCCGCCGGAACGACGGATCATGAGGCCACGCTAGCGCCCGCTCGCCCGGCCGACGATCCCGCATTCGGGGATACCCGGCCGGGTATCGGAGGACGCAGAGTATCCTGATGCGGTGATCGACGACATCAAGAAGCGCGCCCTGCACCGCACGAAGATCATCGAGGGCCAGCTGCGCGGCATCGAGAAGATGATCGAGAACGAGGACTACTGCGTCGACATCATCACGCTCTCGCTGGCGGTGCAGAAGTCGCTGGGCTCGCTCAACAAGCTCCTCGTCGAGAACCACCTGCGCACGCACGTGACCGAGATGTACGAGGCCGGCGGCGACCAGCGCGACGCCGCCGTCGCCGAACTGCTGCGCATCTTCGAGCTCTCCAACAACCGCGGGTAGCCGAGCGGATGCCGCGGATCGAACTCGTCACCGGCGACCTCACCGCCGAGCGCGTCGACGCCATCGTGAACGCGGCGAACTCGAGCCTGCTCGGCGGCGGCGGCGTCGACGGGGCCATCCACCGCGCCGGCGGACCCTCGATCCTGGCGGAGTGCCGGGAGCTCCGGGCCACCGTGCTGCCCGACGGTCTGCCGACCGGTCGCGCGGTCGCGACGGGCGCCGGGAACCTGCACGCGCGATGGGTCGTGCACACCGTGGGCCCGGTGTGGCCCGGGCCGGGGCCCGAGGAGGCCTCGCGGCGGCGGCTCCTCGCCTCGTCCTACCGGGAGTCGCTCGCGCTCGCGGCCGGCCTGGGCGCGGCATCCGTCGCGTTCCCGGCGATCTCCGCCGGGATCTACGGATGGCCCGCCGACGACGCTGCCCTCGTCGCGCTCGAGACCGCCGCCGGTGCGGATGCCGCCCCGGCACTGGTGCGGTTCGTGCTGTTCTCCGAGCGCATGCACGCGGTGTTCGCCGCGGCGGCCGAGCAGCTCGGGCTCGACCTGGACTGACCCTCGGGCGCGGCTCAGGTCCCTGGCGCCGTCACGGCGAGCCATTCGTCGAGGTCACTCGGCTGGTCGGTGATGATGCCGTCGACCCCGAGCGCACTCACCTCCTGCCACCGCTCGTGCGTGTTGAGGGTGTAGCAGAGCACCGCGACGCCGGCCTCGTGCAGCGCCTCGAGCGCGCCGGGCACCGCCGTCACCGAGGCCGCCGTCGTGCCGAAGCCGATGATGCCGAGCCGCTCCGCGAGCGGCACCGGATCGGCGGGCAGCTCGCGGATCAGCATGATGCGCGGGGTCGTGGGCGACACCCGCTGCAGCGCGAACAGCGTCTCGAGGCTGAAGCTCTGCAGCACCACTCGGCCGCGCAGTCCGTGCTGCTCGATGAGGCCCACCACGGTGCGCACCTCCTCGGCACGCCAGTCGGCCTTGAGCTCGACGAGCGCACGGGCGTCGTTGCGGGCGGCGAGCGCGGTGAGGAACTCGTCGAGCGTCGGCATCCGCTCCCCCGCATAGTCGGCGCCGTACCAGGCGCCCACGTCGAGCCGCCGCAGCTGCTGGAGGTCGAGTTCCCCGACCATGTGCGGGTCGCCCGTCACGCGTTCCAGCGTGGTGTCGTGGAAGAGCACGGGCACGCCGTCGCGCGTGAGCTGCACGTCGGTCTCGACGAAGGCGAGGTCGTCCATGGCGAGCTCGAGCGAGGGCATGGTGTTCTCGGGGGCCTCGGCGCGGTCGCCGCGGTGGCCGACGATGAAGGCCGCATCGCCCGGGAGCCGCAGGGCGCCGAACACGTCGACGGCCGACGCGGTCGTGGGCGTGGTCGCGACGAGGAGCACGGCCGCCATGGCGATGGTGCCGACGAGCGCGCAGGCCACGCGGACGGCGCGGCGCGGCGGATGCGCGAGTCGTGCGGTCGTGGGGGCGAGCGCAGCGGGCGTGCGGGTCACGGGAGTCGGGCCTTCCCACCGGGCGCGCCGTCGCGCCGCGGTGCAGGTCACTCTAGCAACGTCGTTACCGTTTCGTTACCACTTCTTCGGGGGTCGCGTCGGCCTGCACGTCGGCGGTCGCTTCCGGGGTCGCCTCCGCCTCGGCCTCCGCCGTGATGCGATTCGCCATGCCCGAGAAGATCACCCCGTGGAACGGCAGGATCGCCCACCAGTACAGGCGGCCGGCCAGTCCCTTGGGGAAGAACACCGCCCGCTGCCGGTAGTCGGAGCCTCCGTCGGATGCCGCAGCGGCGCCGAGCTCCAGCCAGGCGCGTCCCGGCACCCGCATCTCGGCGCGCAGCCGGAGGAATCGCCCCCGGTCGATGGCCTCGACCCGCCAGAAGTCGACGGCGTCGCCGACATGCAGCGTGTCGGGATCGCGCCGGCCGCGGCGGAGGCCCACACCGCCGGTGAGCTTGTCCACCCACCCCCGAAGCGCCCACGCGAGCGGGAACGAGTACCAGCCGTTCTCCCCGCCAACGCCCTCGATGACGCGCCAGAGGGAGGAAGGCGGGGCCGACGATCGACGGGAGCGCTCGTCGACGTAGACGGTGTGGCCCGCCCAGTCGGGGTCGCTCGGCAGGGGGTCGCTCGGCGCCCCCTCGACCTCGGCGTTGCGCCAGCTCGTCTCCACCTCGCCCTCGCGCTCGCGCTCCAGCGCCAGCCGCACCGCGCGGCGGTAGGGCAGCAGCCCCTCGGGCGGCGGCGGGATGACGGCGTCGATGTCGTGCTCGCGCATCACGCAGTCGAACTGCAACGACTCGATGATCGGCACGGCCAGCCGCCGCGGGATCGGCGTGACGAGGTTCACCCATTGTCCGGCCAGCCACGGCGTGAGCACCGGCAGCGCGGCGATCGGACGCTGCGGCAGCCCCGCCTCCACCGCGTAGCCGTTCATGAGCTGCCCGTACCGGAACACGTCGGGGCCGCCGATGTCGAACGCGCGGTTCACGTCGGGCGCCACCTCGGCGGCGCGCATGAGGTAGTGCAGCACGTCGCGCACGGCGATCGGCTGGATGAAGCTGCGCACCCAGCGCGGTGCCGGCATGTACGGCAGCACTTCGGTGAGGTGGCGGATCATCTCGAAGGACGTGGATCCCGATCCGATGATCACGCCCGCCTGGAGCACGATCGTCGGCACCCCCGACGCCAGGAGGATCTCCCCCACCTGCATCCGCGATCGCAGGTGCCGCGACAGCGCCACGCCCTCGGGGTGGAGACCGCCGAGGTACACGATGCGGCCGACGCCGTGCTCGCGCGCCGATGCCGCCACGTTGCGCGCGATGGCCAGCTCGGACGCCTCGAAGTCGCCGCGTCCGCCCATCGAGTGCACCAGGTAGTAGACGACCTCGACGCCCTCCATCGCGCCGTCCACCGCCGAGCGGTCCACGAGGTCGCCCTCGACGACGTCGACGGATGCCGCCCACGGGACGTCCCGCAGCCGATCCGCCCGGCGCACGAGCACCCGGACGTCGTGGCCGGCCTCGACCAGGCGCGGAACGAGCCGGCCGCCGATGTAGCCGGTCGCACCGGTGACGAGCACGCGCACGTGGACCCCCGTTCCGGGCCCGCACGTCGGTCAGGCCCGTTCGTTCCCTCGACGATAGTTGCCCGTCGCGCGCGCCAGCAGGTGCTGCGCCTGTGAATCGTCCGCGCGTTGGAGGGCCACGATGAGCCGTGCGGCATCCGCCCCGCCGACGGTCATGACGACCCGGCCGCCGCGCGACACCATCACGCCGCCCTGCTTCGTGACGCGGTAGTCGAACGGGTCGGCGACCAGT
This DNA window, taken from Agromyces sp. 3263, encodes the following:
- a CDS encoding SDR family oxidoreductase, giving the protein MRVLVTGATGYIGGRLVPRLVEAGHDVRVLVRRADRLRDVPWAASVDVVEGDLVDRSAVDGAMEGVEVVYYLVHSMGGRGDFEASELAIARNVAASAREHGVGRIVYLGGLHPEGVALSRHLRSRMQVGEILLASGVPTIVLQAGVIIGSGSTSFEMIRHLTEVLPYMPAPRWVRSFIQPIAVRDVLHYLMRAAEVAPDVNRAFDIGGPDVFRYGQLMNGYAVEAGLPQRPIAALPVLTPWLAGQWVNLVTPIPRRLAVPIIESLQFDCVMREHDIDAVIPPPPEGLLPYRRAVRLALEREREGEVETSWRNAEVEGAPSDPLPSDPDWAGHTVYVDERSRRSSAPPSSLWRVIEGVGGENGWYSFPLAWALRGWVDKLTGGVGLRRGRRDPDTLHVGDAVDFWRVEAIDRGRFLRLRAEMRVPGRAWLELGAAAASDGGSDYRQRAVFFPKGLAGRLYWWAILPFHGVIFSGMANRITAEAEAEATPEATADVQADATPEEVVTKR
- a CDS encoding metal-sensitive transcriptional regulator, with amino-acid sequence MIDDIKKRALHRTKIIEGQLRGIEKMIENEDYCVDIITLSLAVQKSLGSLNKLLVENHLRTHVTEMYEAGGDQRDAAVAELLRIFELSNNRG
- a CDS encoding DUF2207 family protein produces the protein MIRRSGGAVASALAALGAVASIAALALALAGAPAAAAAAATTVTTAGRQATISPVSSVPTGLDDFTFASFDAVYELGRDAARRSTLATTETLVAQFPEFDQNHGIRRAIPIDYQGHPTDLRIESVTDATGSPRSYEAEADDDGEFLLVTIADDGFVHGEQTYVIRYTQHNVTLEPDDATIDEFYWDVNGTGWAQPFGRVSAELRMSPEVAEGFTGDTACYRGGAGSTTPCDSLAVTDAAPPAVLATAVALGPYENLTLAVAFDPATFEPRDESFAASPAAIAGAVAAALAVAALVAAIVLYALRWRDHPGRGTIIAQYEPPEGVSAMVAADLVGRAEKGVTATILERAVAGELRVVETGRKQYAVEFVGGAWGDADAISVVSALYGDAPFPGARRELKSRDTTLGRRLLALRQGVAKRVSQEGLRRRPDPVLRLLLAVAAIGAATLSVVFGVVALDDHRGGAWPFILFAGAIVAAIAAVFVVAGVRPLTERGREIRDHLEGLRLYIRLAEADRLRVLQSPSGALRVDRPAAASVAGVPTAPDAAATAVTLDPAVVLKLNERLLPYAVLFGLEQEWSRELAALYEERGETPGWYAGQGTFDSRAFAVGVASFSSASSTSWSGSSSSSSSSGSGGGGSSGGGGGGGGGGGV
- a CDS encoding glycerophosphodiester phosphodiesterase family protein; the encoded protein is MTRTPAALAPTTARLAHPPRRAVRVACALVGTIAMAAVLLVATTPTTASAVDVFGALRLPGDAAFIVGHRGDRAEAPENTMPSLELAMDDLAFVETDVQLTRDGVPVLFHDTTLERVTGDPHMVGELDLQQLRRLDVGAWYGADYAGERMPTLDEFLTALAARNDARALVELKADWRAEEVRTVVGLIEQHGLRGRVVLQSFSLETLFALQRVSPTTPRIMLIRELPADPVPLAERLGIIGFGTTAASVTAVPGALEALHEAGVAVLCYTLNTHERWQEVSALGVDGIITDQPSDLDEWLAVTAPGT
- a CDS encoding O-acetyl-ADP-ribose deacetylase, producing MPRIELVTGDLTAERVDAIVNAANSSLLGGGGVDGAIHRAGGPSILAECRELRATVLPDGLPTGRAVATGAGNLHARWVVHTVGPVWPGPGPEEASRRRLLASSYRESLALAAGLGAASVAFPAISAGIYGWPADDAALVALETAAGADAAPALVRFVLFSERMHAVFAAAAEQLGLDLD